Proteins co-encoded in one Fusarium musae strain F31 chromosome 3, whole genome shotgun sequence genomic window:
- the FOX2 gene encoding bifunctional hydroxyacyl-CoA dehydrogenase/enoyl-CoA hydratase fox2 (EggNog:ENOG41) — MADQLRYDGQVVVVTGAGGGLGKAYATFFGSRGASVVVNDLGGTSKGEGNSSKAADVVVNEIKAAGGKAVANYDSVENGERIIETAISAFGRIDILINNAGILRDISFKNMKDEDWDLIYKVHIKGSYKCARAAWPHFRKQKYGRVINTASAAGLFGNFGQTNYSAAKLAMVGFTETLAKEGIKYGILANVIAPVAASRMTETIMPPDVLANLKPEWVVPLVAVLVHKNNTEETGGIFEVGGGHVAKLRWERSSGLLLKADDSYTPGAIIKNWNKVVDYSNPQYPTGPNDFLTLLEESMKMGPSEQGEKLDFTGRVALVTGGGAGIGRVYALAFAKHGASVVVNDLADPEPVVAEIKKLGGKAVGVKASAEDGEKVVKAAIDAFGRIDIVINNAGILRDKAFSNMNDELWDPVLNVHLRGTYKVTKAAWPYFLKQKYGRVLNTTSTSGIYGNFGQANYAAAKCGILGFSRALALEGQKYGIYVNTIAPNAGTAMTATIMPEEMVQAFKPDYIAPLVLALCSDKCPNPTGGLYEVGSGWCGQTRWQRTGGHGFPVDVTLTPEEVLKNWKDIVTFDGRADHPSKSQDSIGKIMANLENRSKPKESSGETNYLKVIEETLKKEGKPTEYKYEERDVILYNLGVGAKRTDLKYVFEGSDDFQVIPTFGVIPPFNAEMPFEFDNIVPNFSPMMLLHGEQYLEIRKFPIPTNARLVTRGRLVEVIDKGNASIARTSTTTVDANTGEDVFYNEASVFLRGAGGFGGPKRGADRGASTAANKPPSRAPDVVVESPTHDDQAAIYRLSGDYNPLHIDPAFAKVGGFKAPILHGLCSFGIAGKAVYERFGAFKNIKVRFAGVVIPGQTLVTEMWREGNKIIFQTKVKETGKPAIAGAAAELRTDGKSKL, encoded by the exons ATGGCGGACCAGTTGAGATATGACGGCCAAGTTGTTGTCGTCACCGGCGCTGGCGGTGGCCTCGGAAAGGCATACGCTACTTTCTTCGGCTCCCGTGGTGCCAGTGTCGTCGTGAACGATCTTGGTGGTACTTCCAAGGGCGAGGGCAACTCATCAAAG GCCGCCGATGTTGTCGTCAACGAGATCAAGGCCGCTGGCGGCAAGGCTGTTGCCAACTACGATTCAGTAGAGAACGGCGAGCGCATCATCGAGACCGCCATCAGCGCCTTCGGCCGAATCGATATCCTCATCAATAACGCTGGTATCCTACGTGATATCAGCTTCAAGAACATGAAAGATGAGGATTGGGACCTGATTTACAAGGTACACATCAAGGGCTCATACAAGTGCGCCCGCGCTGCTTGGCCTCATTTCCGCAAGCAAAAATACGGCCGTGTTATCAACACAGCCTCGGCTGCTGGCCTCTTTGGCAACTTCGGCCAGACCAACTATTCCGCGGCCAAGCTCGCCATGGTCGGTTTCACAGAGACTCTTGCCAAGGAGGGTATCAAGTATGGCATTCTCGCCAATGTCATTGCCCCTGTTG CTGCTAGCCGAATGACCGAGACCATCATGCCTCCTGATGTGCTCGCCAACCTTAAGCCTGAATGGGTTGTGCCTCTCGTTGCCGTTTTGGTCCACAAGAACAACACAGAGGAGACTGGTGGTATCTTTGAGGTTGGCGGCGGCCACGTGGCCAAGCTCCGATGGGAGCGATCTAGCggtcttctcctcaaggctGACGACTCATATACCCCCGGTGCCATTATTAAGAACTGGAACAAGGTTGTCGACTACTCCAACCCTCAGTACCCTACGGGGCCCAACGATTTCCTCACATTGCTTGAGGAGTCTATGAAGATGGGACCTTCAGAGCAGGGCGAGAAGCTCGACTTCACTGGCCGTGTCGCTCTCGTCACTGGCGGTGGTGCTGGTATTGGCCGTGTCTACGCTCTGGCCTTTGCCAAGCACGGTGCTTCAGTTGTGGTCAACGATCTTGCCGACCCCGAGCCTGTGGttgctgagatcaagaagctcggtgGCAAGGCCGTTGGTGTCAAGGCCTCAGCTGAGGATGGTGAGAAGGTTGTCAAGGCTGCTATTGACGCATTTGGCCGTATTgatatcgtcatcaacaatgccGGCATCCTCCGCGACAAGGCTTTCTCCAACATGAACGACGAGCTCTGGGATCCCGTCCTGAACGTGCATCTCCGAGGTACCTATAAGGTCACCAAGGCAGCTTGGCCTTACTTCCTCAAGCAGAAGTACGGACGTGTCCTGAACACTACTTCAACCAGTGGTATCTATGGTAACTTTGGCCAGGCCAACTACGCTGCTGCT AAATGTGGTATCCTTGGTTTCTCTCGAGCTCTTGCTCTCGAGGGTCAGAAGTACGGCATCTATGTTAACACTATTGCCCCCAATGCCGGTACTGCTATGACTGCCACCATAATGCCCGAGGAGATGGTCCAGGCTTTTAAGCCTGACTACATTGCTCCTCTTGTCCTCGCTCTCTGCAGTGACAAGTGCCCCAACCCTACTGGTGGTTTGTACGAGGTTGGCAGCGGCTGGTGCGGTCAGACTCGATGGCAACGAACCGGTGGACATGGCTTCCCCGTTGATGTCACCCTCACCCCTGAGGAGGTCCTCAAGAACTGGAAGGATATCGTCACCTTTGACGGCCGTGCCGACCACCCCTCCAAGTCCCAGGACTCTATCGGTAAGATCATGGCCAACTTGGAGAACCGATCTAAGCCTAAGGAGTCATCTGGCGAGACCAACTACCTCAAGGTTATCGAGGAGactctcaagaaggagggCAAGCCTACCGAGTACAAGTACGAGGAGCGCGATGTCATTCTCTACaaccttggtgttggtgccAAGCGCACTGATCTCAAGTACGTCTTCGAGGGCTCAGATGACTTCCAGGTCATTCCCACCTTTGGTGTCATTCCTCCCTTCAACGCGGAGATGCCATTCGAGTTTGACAACATTGTGCCCAACTTCTCTCCTATGATGCTTCTTCATGGTGAGCAATATCTTGAGATCCGCAAGTTCCCTATCCCCACCAATGCTCGTCTTGTTACCCGAGGTCGTCTCGTTGAGGTCATCGACAAGGGTAATGCCTCTATCGCCCGAACCTCCACCACTACCGTCGACGCCAACACTGGCGAGGACGTCTTCTACAATGAGGCCAGCGTCTTCCTCCGTGGTGCCGGTGGTTTCGGTGGTCCCAAGCGCGGTGCTGACCGCGGTGCTTCCACTGCTGCCAACAAGCCCCCTTCTCGTGCCCCTGATGTTGTCGTTGAGTCACCTACCCACGATGACCAGGCTGCCATCTACCGCTTGAGTGGTGATTACAA CCCTCTTCACATCGACCCTGCCTTTGCCAAGGTTGGTGGCTTCAAGGCCCCTATTCTCCACGGTCTCTGCTCCTTCGGTATCGCTGGAAAGGCCGTCTACGAGCGTTTCGGTGccttcaagaacatcaaggtcCGCTTTGCTGGTGTTGTCATCCCTGGTCAGACCCTTGTCACAGAAATGTGGCGAGAAGGCAACAAGATCATCTTCCAGACCAAGGTTAAGGAGACTGGCAAGCCTGCCATCGCCGGAGCGGCTGCTGAGCTCAGAACCGACGGCAAGAGCAAGCTCTAA